DNA sequence from the Gallaecimonas pentaromativorans genome:
CAGGTCGTCGAGCTTGGTACCGCCAAGGGCATGATTGAGCAGGCGTTTACCCAGCACGATGGCTTCTTCGGATTTGAGCAATTTGAGGTGCGAGCGAATTTTGGCCCGCGCCCTGCTGGTTACCACGAAGTTAAGCCAGGCGGCGTTGGGGCGCGCGCCGGGGCTGGTGATAATTTCCACGGTCTGGCCGTTTTCCAGCGGCATGGACAATGGATAAGGTAAGCGGTCTACCCGGGCGCCCACACAGGCGTGGCCCACGTCGGTGTGCACTGCGTAGGCAAAATCCACCGGGGTGGCGCCGGCTGGCAGTTCAAGGATGCGCCCGTCCGGGGTAAAGACGTAGATTTCGTCTGGGAACAGGTCGCTTTTAACGTTCTCGATAAACTCGAAGGAGTTGCCCGCGCTTTGCTGCAAGTCCAGCAGGCTTTGCATCCAGCGCCTTGCTCGTACCTGGGCGGTGGTGCCGGAGTTCTCGCCGTCTTTTTTGTACAGCCAGTGGGCCGCCACCCCGCGGTCAGCCATCAGATCCATGTCGTCGGTGCGGATCTGAATCTCAATCGGCACCCCATGGGGGCCGACCAGGGTGCTGTGCAAGGATTGGTAACCGTTGGCCTTGGGAATGGCGATGTAATCCTTGAAGCGGCCCGGCTTGGGTTTGTACAGGTTGTGCATGGCGCCCAGCACCCGGTAACAGGTGTCGAGATCCTTGACGATGATGCGAAAGGCGATGATGTCCATCACCTCGTGGAACTGCAGTTCCTTGTTACGCATCTTGTTGTACAGGGAGTAGAGGTGCTTCTCGCGGCCTTTGACCTCGCACTGGATATGCTGTTCATCCAGGCGGGCACGGATGCCGTCCAGGATGTTGTTAACCAGTTGCTTGCGGTTGCCGGTGGCGCGCTTGACCGATTCGCGCAGTACCCGCTGGCGCATCGGGTAGAGGGCCTCAAAGCCCAGCTCTTCCAGTTCGTTCTTGATGTTGTGGATACCAAGACGGTTGGCCAGCGGTGCGTAAATTTCCAGGGTTTCCCGGGCAATACGGCGTTTTTTATCGGGGCGCAAGGCTCCGAGGGTACGCATATTGTGGGTGCGGTCAGCCAGTTTGATGAGAATGACGCGGATGTCCTGGGTCATGGCCATGATCATCTTGCGAAAGTTCTCGGCCTGGGCCTCTTCCTTGGAGTTGAACTTGATTTTATCGAGCTTGGAGACCCCTTCCACCAGCTCGGCAACCGGCTCGCCAAATTGCTCGGCGATCTGTTCCTTGGTGACGGGGGTGTCTTCGATGGTGTCGTGCATCAGGGCGGCGCACAAGGTCTCGTGATCGAGTCTCATGTCCGCCAGGATGCCGGTCACCGCCACGGGGTGGGTGATATAGGGCTCGCCAGAGGAGCGGGACTGCCCCTCGTGGGCGTCCCGGGCCAGCACATAGGCCTGCCTGATGAGTTCCACTTGCGCCGGGTCCAGATAACTGGTCAGGCGCCCTTTCAAGCCCTCAAACAGATACACCGCGGCCCCTTGGTTGCTGGCTTATTCCAGACCGCCGTTGGCGATGGCGGAAACAGCAGCCATTTCGGCGGCTTCCTGCTCTTTTTGCATGCGGGCGTCTTCGGCGTCCAGTTTAACACCGTCAATCAGGCCGGCTTCGATTTCGCGCAGGGCGATAACGGTGGCTTTGTCGTTCTCAGGATCGACCAGGGTGTCTTTGCCCTGAGTGGCGATCTGACGGGCGCGGCGGGCAGCCAGCAGCACCAGATCAAAACGGTTACCGACTTTATCTACAGCGTCTTCAACGGTTACACGAGCCATGAATTACTCCCATCAGGCAAAACAAGTCTTCAAAGGTAGCCTGCTAGTTTACTTAACCGCCAATAAGGCGTCCAGCAGTGTGGTGTTGGCCTGGCGTTGATTGTCCAGGCTTTGGCGAGCCGCCAGCACCACCGAACGGAACCTGTCGAGGGTGGTTTCGAAGTCGTCGTTGATAAGCAGGTAGTCGTATTCGTCAAAATGCGACATCTCGGATACCGCCTCGTTCATGCGCTTGGCGATGGTCTCGCTGCTGTCTTGGCCGCGGCCCACCAGGCGCCGTTCCAGCTCTTCGCGGCTGGGGGGCAGGATAAAAATACCGATAGCTTCAGGCATCATTTCCCGCACTTGGCGGGCGCCTTGCCAGTCGATATCCAAAAACACGTCGATGCCGTTTTCCAACTGCTGCTCTACCGCCAGGCGGGAGGTGCCGTAGAAGTTGCCGAACACTTCGGCCCACTCGAAAAAAGCGTCTTGGTTGATCAGCGCCTTGAAATCGTCCACCGACACAAAGTGGTAGTGCACCCCGTGTTGCTCGCCGGGGCGTGTGGCGCGGGTGGTGTGGGACACGGAAACGGCCATGGAGTTATCCAGGGAATGGCGCTCAAGCAAGGCCTTGATAAGGCTTGATTTTCCGGCGCCGCTGGGGGCCGAGACGATAAAGAGGTTTCCGCGTCGCATGGGCTGAACCTGATGGTGAAAAACAGCCATTTTAGCAAGCCCCCACCACTTTGGGCAGTCAGCTGAGCTGGCGCAGCCCCCACACCAGCAGGCTGATGCCCCAGGTAACGGCAAAAAGGTGGCTGAAATCTTGCCGGCTTTGGGCCAATGGCGGGCCAAAGCGGCGCTCAAGAGGCCAAGACGCCAGCCAGGGCAGGGCGCAAATCGCGGCGCCTAGGGCCAGTCCAAAGCCAAAGTTCGGCACAAAATGGGGCAGGGTGGCGGTGGCGATGGGCAGCAGCACGTTCATGTCATAACGGCGCAGGCTCTGCTCGCTGTCCGCGCTTTGCCAGGCCGCAAAGGTGTAAGCGCAGGCCACCAGGGCGCAGAGCCCGTAAAGGCTTAGCACCAGGGCCGACCAGCCCGTGGCCACGCCCCCTTGCAGCTGGCTGTGGGCCAGCCTGCCGGTGAGGTTGATTAGCAGGTGCAAACCGATAGAGGCGCCCAGGGCAAACACCAGAATGACCAGCAGCGCGCAGCCGGTGCCGTGGTTTTTTTCGCGCTGCTCCAGGTGGCCTTCAATGGCCAGGATAAAAAAGGCGGCCAGGGCACTTAAGGCCCAGTGCAGCCAGAAATACTGGGCCAGCAGCGGCACTATGCCCAGCACGGCCAGCAGTGCCGTGACGCCGTTGACGGGCAGGCGAGTACGGTAGAAGGGGTAGGCCGCTACCAGGGCGATGTCGGCGCACAGCAGGCGCCAGTCCAGTTGGGTCAGTAACCAATCCATGGTGTGTGTTCCGTGTCAGCTTTATTCGTCGTCGCCGTAATACTGGACGCCGAGTTTGATGATGCCCCGGCCCTGGGCTTTGCGGCGTTGGTTGGTGTCGCGCAGGGAGTAAACGCAGCCGCAGTATTCTTGCTGGTAGAAGCGCTCGCGTTTACTGATCTCCACCATGCGGGCAGCACCGCCGCCTTTGCGCCAGTTGTAG
Encoded proteins:
- the rpoZ gene encoding DNA-directed RNA polymerase subunit omega — its product is MARVTVEDAVDKVGNRFDLVLLAARRARQIATQGKDTLVDPENDKATVIALREIEAGLIDGVKLDAEDARMQKEQEAAEMAAVSAIANGGLE
- the spoT gene encoding bifunctional GTP diphosphokinase/guanosine-3',5'-bis pyrophosphate 3'-pyrophosphohydrolase, which encodes MYLFEGLKGRLTSYLDPAQVELIRQAYVLARDAHEGQSRSSGEPYITHPVAVTGILADMRLDHETLCAALMHDTIEDTPVTKEQIAEQFGEPVAELVEGVSKLDKIKFNSKEEAQAENFRKMIMAMTQDIRVILIKLADRTHNMRTLGALRPDKKRRIARETLEIYAPLANRLGIHNIKNELEELGFEALYPMRQRVLRESVKRATGNRKQLVNNILDGIRARLDEQHIQCEVKGREKHLYSLYNKMRNKELQFHEVMDIIAFRIIVKDLDTCYRVLGAMHNLYKPKPGRFKDYIAIPKANGYQSLHSTLVGPHGVPIEIQIRTDDMDLMADRGVAAHWLYKKDGENSGTTAQVRARRWMQSLLDLQQSAGNSFEFIENVKSDLFPDEIYVFTPDGRILELPAGATPVDFAYAVHTDVGHACVGARVDRLPYPLSMPLENGQTVEIITSPGARPNAAWLNFVVTSRARAKIRSHLKLLKSEEAIVLGKRLLNHALGGTKLDDLPKEKVQAVLESTHSDSIDDLLANIGLGNAMSIVVARRLQDGDAEEDTAKKATASSGGRKLPIRGAEGMLVTFARCCRPIPGDAIVGHMSPGRGLVVHQESCGNISGWQSDPVRFIPVQWEEGIDGEFITEVRVDILNHQGALATLTSAISSAGASIQNLNTEERDSRLYSIYVQLTTHNRVHLANVMRRIRKVPEVVRIARAKRG
- the gmk gene encoding guanylate kinase, which codes for MRRGNLFIVSAPSGAGKSSLIKALLERHSLDNSMAVSVSHTTRATRPGEQHGVHYHFVSVDDFKALINQDAFFEWAEVFGNFYGTSRLAVEQQLENGIDVFLDIDWQGARQVREMMPEAIGIFILPPSREELERRLVGRGQDSSETIAKRMNEAVSEMSHFDEYDYLLINDDFETTLDRFRSVVLAARQSLDNQRQANTTLLDALLAVK